Below is a genomic region from Candidatus Bathyarchaeota archaeon.
GTGGCCGTCAGTTTGGCTTCTTTAAACTTGTCAACATTTCTGCCTGAAACCCTTCCACAATAAAGTGTTTCCTTTACAATTTCCATGGTTGGAATGTTGATTACAAATTCCTTGCTTTCTTCTATCAGCTTATGGGAATATCGTTTGGGAGCTATGCTTACCGCAACTAGCGGAGGATTTAATGAGACCGGCATGGACCATGCAAGTGTAATTATGTTGGGTTTTCCATCCTTTCCAGCGCATGACACAAGAATAGTGTTTCTTGGATGCAGAAGCCTATAGGCTAGGCTTAAATCTACATCAACCTTAGCTTGTTCAGTCATTGCTCATCCCTTCAGAAAATTTAAGTATGCCCTCATATATCTTGTGGTTGGGTGCACGCCCTGGACTGGCATTAATCAGCTTGGAAAATTTCCTTTTTGTTTTGAGTAGTGCCAAGCCTAAACTTAAAAGTTCTTTAAACATTACAAAATGCAAAAGTTGGAGGAACAAAATTGAGTGAAGAAGAGAAAGCCAAGCTTGATCCATGGGGAATAACAGAAATCGAGGATTATGAAAGGCTATATAGAGACTTTGGAATAAAACCCTTCAAACCGTTACTTCCAGAAATACCGAATCCAAACATGTTTATGCGACGTGGAATAATCTTTGGACATAGAGACTTCGAAAGAATTCTAGAAGCAATGAAAAACAATGAAGAGTTTGCCGTTCTAAGCGGAATAAAGCCAACAGGAGAATTTCACCTAGGCACGTTAATGACGGCGAGAGAAATAATCTATTTCCAAAATCAAGGAGCAAAAACCTTCTACTGTGTAGCAGACATCGAAGCCTACGAAGACAATAACATTCCATTCGAGAAAAGCGAAAAAATAGCTGTTGGAAACATAGCGGACGTTCTCGCATTGGGTCTTGACCCCAAAAAGGCCTACATCTACATGCAGTCCAGAGAGATGAGGGTTCGCAATTTCGCCATGCTCTTCGCGAGAAAAGTGACTTTGGCAACCATGAAAGCCATATACGGAGAACGAAACATAGGCCTATACTTTTCAGCCCTAATACAAGCCGGAGACATACTGCTGCCGCAGCACAAAGACTTTGGAGGACCAAAGCCTACAGTAATACCCGTCGGCGTAGACCAAGACCCGCATCTACGATTCACACGCGATCTAGCCCAGAAATTTAAACGTAAATTCGGCTTTATACTTCCATCATCAACCTACCATAAACTTATTAAGGGCTTGGACGGTTCGCCGAAAATGAGTAAGCGAAACCCGATGAGCTACTTTACGCTGCATGAACCGCCAGACTCCATAGCCAAGAAAATTTCTAACGCCTTCACTGGCGGCAGACCGACCGTTAAGGAGCAGCGGGAGCTAGGCGGAGTACCTGAAATCTGTAGTGTCTATGCAATAAACATGTTTCATTTTATGGAAGACGACAAGGAGGTGGCTCAGCTTTACAATGACTGTAAGTCTGGGAACATAATTTGCGGAGAATGTAAACAAAAAACGGTAGAGATAGTCCTAAGATTTGTAAAGAATCTCGAAGAGAAAAGGAAAAAATACATTGATAAGGCTAGAGAAATTCTAGGGGTCGAATAGGCAGAATAGGGAACAAAACATAAAAGTATCTAGGCGCCATATTAGTTTGGCCGGTGAAGTGATGCCCCGCCAATTTCCTCAAACATAACCAAGAAAGCCCGAGGAAACCTTAGATTATTTTCTCAAACTTTTCCAACAAAAATTTTCAGCAGCACTTTTATTTTAAAACGTCAAATCATACCATCAAATCTCAAATTGGCCATTCATTCAATGCAGGGAGGAACATAAACGATGGCGTTGCGTAAAAATGAGCAGAAAACCCTTAAAGTTCTAGGAGAGAGCGGCGGAAAGGCCTCAGTTGACCAAATTGTTAACTTAGCCAGCCTGGCACATGCTGCTGTTATGAGAGCGGCTCTTTCCCTATCAGAGAAAGGTTTAGTGAAAATAAGCGAAGAGAAAAAAGTCTATGTAAAGGCAACCACAGAAGGCGAAAGCTATGCTAATCTTGGAATGCCTGAAAGACGCTTGCTCAAGGCTTTACTCAGTTTAGGCGGGGAAGCCAGCCTTGAAGAAACAACCAAAAAAGCAAACATTGATAAAAAATTGCTTCCAATAGCCTTAGGCTGGCTTCATAGGAAAAAATGGGCAAAACTTGACAAAGAAACCGGAAAATTAGAAGCCTTAGTAAAGAAGCCTCCATCTTTTGGGCATGATGAGAGGCTTCTCTCTTTTTTAAGTGCAGAGAAAACTTTAGAGATTGAAAGT
It encodes:
- a CDS encoding phenylalanine--tRNA ligase subunit alpha; its protein translation is MALRKNEQKTLKVLGESGGKASVDQIVNLASLAHAAVMRAALSLSEKGLVKISEEKKVYVKATTEGESYANLGMPERRLLKALLSLGGEASLEETTKKANIDKKLLPIALGWLHRKKWAKLDKETGKLEALVKKPPSFGHDERLLSFLSAEKTLEIESLNAELRSAVDTLKKRKLVEIEEKTIRWLELTEAGWKLVRRGIKVVEEISQLTPELIVSGKWRKVKLRKFNVVAPGPPVYPGKIHPLQQIIQLVREVFLEMGFTEIRGPIVETAFWNFDALFQPQ
- a CDS encoding flavin reductase family protein; the protein is MTEQAKVDVDLSLAYRLLHPRNTILVSCAGKDGKPNIITLAWSMPVSLNPPLVAVSIAPKRYSHKLIEESKEFVINIPTMEIVKETLYCGRVSGRNVDKFKEAKLTATPAKKVKAPIIKECIAHLECVVDQQIRAGDHTIFLGRVVAAYANDGVFSETF
- the trpS gene encoding tryptophan--tRNA ligase is translated as MSEEEKAKLDPWGITEIEDYERLYRDFGIKPFKPLLPEIPNPNMFMRRGIIFGHRDFERILEAMKNNEEFAVLSGIKPTGEFHLGTLMTAREIIYFQNQGAKTFYCVADIEAYEDNNIPFEKSEKIAVGNIADVLALGLDPKKAYIYMQSREMRVRNFAMLFARKVTLATMKAIYGERNIGLYFSALIQAGDILLPQHKDFGGPKPTVIPVGVDQDPHLRFTRDLAQKFKRKFGFILPSSTYHKLIKGLDGSPKMSKRNPMSYFTLHEPPDSIAKKISNAFTGGRPTVKEQRELGGVPEICSVYAINMFHFMEDDKEVAQLYNDCKSGNIICGECKQKTVEIVLRFVKNLEEKRKKYIDKAREILGVE